The Raphanus sativus cultivar WK10039 chromosome 6, ASM80110v3, whole genome shotgun sequence sequence GATGATCTAAACCACCTTAACTACTTCAAACTCGTGGTCAAGGAGACATTCAGGTTACACCCAGCAGCTCCACTCTTACTCCCAAGAGAGACAATGTCTCAAGTCAAGATCCAAGGCTACGATATCCCCAAGAAATCCCAGATGATGATCAACATTTACTCGATAGCACGTGATCCAAAACTCTGGAAAAACCCTGATGAGTTCAACCCTGACAGGTTTCTAGACAGTTCAATAGATTACAGGGGATTAAACTTTGAGCTTTTACCGTTTGGTTCTGGCCGGAGAATCTGTCCAGGGATGAATATGGGAATCGCCACTGTGGAGTTGGGACTGTTGAATTTGCTTTACTTCTTTAACTGGGGGTTGCCTGAAGGAAAGACTGTGAAAGACATCGACTTGGAAGAAACTGGTTCGATCATTATCAGCAAGAAAACAACTCTTGAGCTTGTTCCAATTCTTCATCACATAAACAACTATTGAGctacttttcttttttactgGCTGTGTTGTCTGAAATTTAGTTcattttgtataataaattaaacaaattaaatagaACTAAATCTTGTATGTATTGAATTAAACATGTAAATAGGACCTTAGTTTGAATCATTCGGTCCTATAAATTATTGGATTTATGCttagttatataaatttaaaaattgaaactcTTTATTAGAGGTAAATCTACTTGgattacaaatattttagaGTTAACTTGTTGAGGTTAGAATCAATCCGAAAAATCCAATACTTTACATATTTTCGCGATTGGAGCAATtcttttattacattttcatTTGATTGAAATTGATTTAAATCTATTacatcataaaataaatataaaaaatgaagtATAAGgaaaaaagtaataatttttcatatttcataTTGGAAATAGTAGAAataatttatgattatttattatATCATGTCAATCTTATTTGGAGTCTTAAAGCATCTCTACTTCAATTGTATAATTTACTCTATTTATGGTAAATTATGCGGTTGGATTGGAGATGTTCTTAGTAACTATATACACTGGAATCATTATCTGCAGATTTAAAGTATCTTCAACACAACTATATAATTTAGTGCAAAGTGGAGTAAACTATGCagttataaacaaacaaaagaaacattatTCCAGGAGATTTGATTTAACTAACAACATGTTGTGTTAGCCGGCGTCAAAGTACCAACAAACGACGACTTTGGGATCAAAGTCGTTTATTAATTTGAATGTGTCACGTGTTGCCCTCTAAAAACATGAATTTGTCACGAAGTTTTGTCATCATCCAAGAAAAAGTCTAATCTTATCATATGtgtatttgattttctttacaTTGTTTAAGACTTTGTTTAGAAGTCATTCGAACCTGTCTTTATATTTCACATATTCAAAACTCCGTTTCCGCCAACCgaaaaagacaaaacagagCATAACAATGATAATCTTCCTTAgtttcctctgtttcctctgtttcttacccatttttatagtttcattACTCTTTTTGGAACTTTCCAAACTCTTAAAACCTAAGCTTCCTTCAGGACAAGACAATCTTCCACCGGGGCCAACGTGCATTCCGTTCATGGCAGTCTTACAAAGCTTCAACCAAAAGTCTCATTCGCTTTTTCGGGGTCTTTGTCAAAAGTACGGGCCAGTGATGCTTATCCGTTTTGGAATGGAGTCAATGGACATCCTCGTGATCTCATCTAAAGAAGCAGCAGAGGAATATCATGAAGGTTGCAGCCGACCAGAGACAGTCGGATCTCATCTATTCTCTTACAACTGCGAAGACTCCGGATCCGCGCCTTCTGGTGAACGTGAAGAATGGGAAACTTCAAGGTACCGTACCATGATCAAACTCCTTAACACGAAGACTCAGTCTTTCAGGTATATAAGAGAGCGAGAGATTGACTTGTTCGTCAAGAAACTGTCCGAATGCGCTGCAAGACGATCTCCGGTGAATCTTACAAAGACCCTTTTCACATTGGTCTCTAATATGACTTTTAGAGTCTTATCTGGACAAAATCTCCAAGAGTGCAAGTTCATCGATGATGATAGCATCGCAGAACTTGTGAAGAGGTTTGATATGATCACGGAGTATTTTTCCTTCCCTGAAATGCTCCCCTATGGATTTGGTTGGCTCATTGACCGGATTTGGGGTCCGAGTAAGAGATCGAGAAAGGCTTTCTCGGAACTCCGCACTTTCTTTGAGAGCATTCTCGATGATCGTCTCAACTCTGGAGAAATGGTATTAGAGAACATGGAT is a genomic window containing:
- the LOC108831858 gene encoding cytochrome P450 71B7-like — its product is MIIFLSFLCFLCFLPIFIVSLLFLELSKLLKPKLPSGQDNLPPGPTCIPFMAVLQSFNQKSHSLFRGLCQKYGPVMLIRFGMESMDILVISSKEAAEEYHEGCSRPETVGSHLFSYNCEDSGSAPSGEREEWETSRYRTMIKLLNTKTQSFRYIREREIDLFVKKLSECAARRSPVNLTKTLFTLVSNMTFRVLSGQNLQECKFIDDDSIAELVKRFDMITEYFSFPEMLPYGFGWLIDRIWGPSKRSRKAFSELRTFFESILDDRLNSGEMVLENMDIIDLMIDMIRKQEKDIDSIKLTTEYLKTIITEMFLAQVNTSVTALVWAMAELIGNPRVMKQVQDEIRTTLGDKKERITEDDLDQLHYLKLVVKETFRLHPSVPVLPPSGASRDKIQGYDIPKEALIMINVYGIARDPKVWTDPDEFNPDRFSNSSLDYKGLEFELLPVGSGKIICPEMRMATVELALVNLLYFFDWGLPHGKRAKDMDLEETGIITLSKKTALDLVPVLHH